One genomic region from Motacilla alba alba isolate MOTALB_02 chromosome 5, Motacilla_alba_V1.0_pri, whole genome shotgun sequence encodes:
- the BATF gene encoding basic leucine zipper transcriptional factor ATF-like: protein MPHSSDSSDSSSFSQSPPPSKQDSSDDMRKVQRREKNRIAAQKSRLRQTQKADTLHLESEDLERQNAALRREIKQLTEEMKHFTSMLSSHEPLCSILTSPPPPPEVLYATHSFHQPHISSPRFQH, encoded by the exons atgccCCACAGCTCTGACAGCAGCGATTCCAGCAGCTTCAGCCAGTCTCCCCCTCCCAGCAAGCAG GATTCTTCTGATGATATGAGGAAAGTccaaaggagggagaagaatCGAATTGCTGCCCAGAAGAGCCGCCTGAGGCAGACCCAGAAAGCAGACACACTGCACTTG GAGAGTGAAGACTTAGAGAGACAGAATGCTGCCCTGCGCCGGGAGATCAAGCAGCTGACAGAGGAAATGAAGCACTTCACCTCGATGCTGAGCTCCCATGAACCGCTCTGCTCCATCCTGACATCCCCTCCACCGCCTCCAGAAGTGCTTTATGCCACACACTCTTTTCACCAGCCCCACATTAGCTCCCCACGTTTCCAGCACTGA